In the Streptomyces formicae genome, one interval contains:
- the dxs gene encoding 1-deoxy-D-xylulose-5-phosphate synthase, which yields MTILDTIRGPRDLKALSEAELDELAEEIREFLVHAVARTGGHLGPNLGVVELSIALHRVFESPVDRLVWDTGHQSYVHKLLTGRQDFSKLRGKGGLSGYPSREESEHDIVENSHASTALGWADGLAKARQVLGERGHVVAVIGDGALTGGMAWEALNNIAAAKDRPLIIVVNDNERSYAPTIGGLANHLATLRTTDSYEQVLAWGKDILQRTPVVGRTLYESLHGAKKGFKDAFAPQGMFEDLGLKYVGPIDGHDIGAVESALRRAKRFHGPVLIHCLTEKGRGYEPALADEADRFHTVGVMDPLTCEPLAPSNGPSWTSVFGDEIVRIGAERDDVVAITAAMLGPVGLTKFAEAYPDRVWDVGIAEQHAAVSAAGLATGGLHPVVAVYATFLNRAFDQLLMDVALHKCGVTFVLDRAGVTGVDGASHNGMWDMSILQVVPGLRIAAPRDADQLRLQLREAVTVDDAPTLLRFPKESVGPAIPAVDRLGGMDILLQEDDADVLLVAVGVMAPVCLQAAELLGAGGLRCTVVDPRWVKPVDAELPGLAARHRVVAVVEDNSRSAGVGAAVALALGEAEVDVPVRRFGIPEQFLAHAKRGEVLADLGLTPVEIAGRISATLAAKESTGEQGPGKEHSA from the coding sequence ATGACCATTCTGGACACCATTCGGGGGCCGCGCGATCTGAAGGCGCTGTCCGAGGCGGAGCTCGACGAACTGGCAGAGGAGATCCGGGAGTTCCTGGTGCACGCGGTCGCCAGGACCGGCGGGCACCTCGGACCCAACCTGGGCGTGGTGGAGCTCTCCATCGCCCTGCACCGGGTCTTCGAGTCGCCGGTCGACCGGCTCGTGTGGGACACCGGCCACCAGAGCTACGTGCACAAGCTCCTGACGGGGCGGCAGGACTTCTCCAAGCTGCGCGGCAAGGGCGGCCTCTCCGGTTACCCCTCGCGCGAGGAGTCCGAGCACGACATCGTCGAGAACAGTCACGCCTCCACCGCGCTCGGCTGGGCCGACGGCCTCGCCAAGGCGCGCCAGGTGCTCGGCGAGCGCGGCCACGTCGTCGCCGTCATCGGCGACGGCGCGCTGACCGGCGGCATGGCCTGGGAGGCGCTGAACAACATCGCCGCCGCCAAGGACCGGCCGCTGATCATCGTCGTCAACGACAACGAGCGCTCCTACGCCCCGACCATCGGCGGCCTCGCCAACCACCTCGCCACGCTCCGTACGACGGACAGCTACGAGCAGGTGCTCGCCTGGGGCAAGGACATACTCCAGCGCACCCCCGTGGTCGGGCGCACGCTCTACGAATCGCTGCACGGCGCCAAGAAGGGCTTCAAGGACGCCTTCGCGCCGCAGGGCATGTTCGAGGACCTGGGGCTCAAGTACGTCGGGCCGATCGACGGGCACGACATCGGGGCCGTCGAGTCGGCGCTGCGACGCGCGAAACGCTTCCACGGGCCCGTCCTGATCCACTGCCTGACCGAGAAGGGGCGCGGCTACGAGCCCGCGCTCGCGGACGAGGCCGACCGCTTCCACACCGTCGGCGTCATGGACCCGCTCACCTGCGAACCGCTCGCGCCGTCCAACGGACCCTCCTGGACCTCGGTGTTCGGGGACGAGATCGTCCGCATCGGTGCCGAACGCGACGACGTGGTCGCCATCACCGCGGCGATGCTGGGGCCCGTCGGCCTGACCAAGTTCGCCGAGGCGTACCCGGACCGCGTGTGGGACGTCGGCATCGCCGAGCAGCACGCCGCGGTGTCGGCGGCCGGACTGGCGACGGGCGGCCTGCATCCCGTGGTCGCGGTCTACGCGACCTTCCTCAACCGGGCCTTCGACCAGCTCCTGATGGACGTGGCGCTGCACAAGTGCGGCGTGACCTTCGTCCTCGACAGGGCCGGTGTGACCGGCGTCGACGGCGCCTCGCACAACGGCATGTGGGACATGTCGATCCTCCAGGTCGTACCGGGCCTGCGGATCGCGGCGCCGCGCGACGCCGACCAACTGCGGCTCCAGCTGCGGGAGGCGGTCACCGTGGACGACGCGCCGACCCTGCTCCGCTTCCCCAAGGAGTCGGTGGGACCCGCGATCCCGGCCGTCGACCGGCTCGGCGGGATGGACATCCTGCTCCAGGAGGACGACGCCGACGTGCTGTTGGTCGCCGTCGGCGTGATGGCGCCGGTCTGCCTCCAGGCCGCCGAGCTGCTCGGGGCGGGCGGTCTGCGCTGCACCGTGGTGGACCCGCGCTGGGTCAAGCCGGTCGACGCGGAGCTGCCGGGGCTCGCCGCGCGCCACCGCGTCGTGGCGGTCGTCGAGGACAACAGCCGCTCCGCCGGTGTCGGCGCCGCGGTCGCGCTCGCGCTCGGCGAGGCCGAAGTGGACGTACCGGTACGGAGGTTCGGGATCCCCGAGCAGTTCCTCGCGCACGCCAAGCGCGGCGAGGTGCTCGCGGACCTCGGGCTCACGCCGGTCGAGATCGCGGGGCGGATCAGCGCCACACTGGCGGCCAAGGAGAGCACGGGGGAGCAGGGTCCAGGCAAGGAGCACAGCGCATGA
- the ispG gene encoding flavodoxin-dependent (E)-4-hydroxy-3-methylbut-2-enyl-diphosphate synthase, whose amino-acid sequence MTSGEPVSLGLPELPVRPVSERRVSRRIEVGPVAVGGGAPISVQSMTTTRTSDIGATLQQIAELTASGCQIVRVACPTQDDADALATIARKSQIPVIADIHFQPKYVFAAIDAGCAAVRVNPGNIKQFDDKVKEIAKAASAAGTPIRIGVNAGSLDARLLKKYGKATPEALVESALWEASLFEEHGFRDIKISVKHNDPVVMVNAYRQLAAACDYPLHLGVTEAGPAFQGTIKSAVAFGALLSEGIGDTIRVSLSAPPAEEVKVGIQILESLNLRQRRLEIVSCPSCGRAQVDVYKLAEEVTAGLDGMEVPLRVAVMGCVVNGPGEAREADLGVASGNGKGQIFVKGEVIKTVPESKIVETLIEEAMKIAAQMEDDGIPSGVPDVTVS is encoded by the coding sequence GTGACCTCCGGAGAGCCCGTCTCTTTGGGGCTTCCCGAGCTGCCGGTCCGACCCGTCTCGGAGCGCCGCGTCTCGCGGCGCATCGAGGTCGGACCGGTGGCCGTGGGGGGCGGTGCGCCGATCTCGGTGCAGTCGATGACGACGACGCGTACGTCGGACATCGGTGCGACCCTGCAGCAGATCGCGGAGCTGACCGCGTCGGGCTGCCAGATCGTGCGGGTGGCGTGTCCGACGCAGGATGACGCGGACGCGTTGGCCACGATCGCGCGGAAGTCGCAGATCCCGGTGATCGCGGACATTCACTTCCAGCCGAAGTACGTGTTCGCGGCGATTGATGCCGGGTGTGCGGCGGTGCGGGTGAATCCGGGGAACATCAAGCAGTTCGACGACAAGGTCAAGGAGATCGCGAAGGCGGCTTCGGCGGCGGGGACGCCGATTCGGATCGGGGTCAACGCGGGGTCGTTGGACGCGCGGTTGTTGAAGAAGTACGGCAAGGCGACGCCGGAGGCTCTGGTGGAGTCGGCGCTCTGGGAGGCGTCGCTCTTCGAGGAGCACGGTTTCCGGGACATCAAGATCTCGGTGAAGCACAACGATCCGGTGGTGATGGTGAATGCCTACCGGCAGTTGGCGGCGGCGTGTGACTATCCGTTGCACCTGGGGGTGACGGAGGCGGGTCCCGCCTTCCAGGGCACGATCAAGTCGGCGGTGGCGTTCGGTGCGCTGTTGAGCGAGGGCATCGGCGACACGATCCGTGTCTCGCTGTCCGCGCCGCCCGCCGAAGAGGTCAAGGTCGGCATCCAGATCCTGGAGTCCCTCAATCTCCGCCAGCGGCGTCTGGAGATCGTGTCGTGTCCGTCGTGCGGGCGGGCGCAGGTGGATGTGTACAAGCTGGCCGAAGAGGTGACCGCGGGTCTGGACGGCATGGAGGTGCCGTTGCGGGTGGCGGTCATGGGGTGTGTGGTCAACGGTCCCGGTGAGGCTCGTGAGGCGGACCTCGGGGTCGCGTCGGGCAATGGCAAGGGGCAGATCTTCGTGAAGGGCGAGGTCATCAAGACCGTTCCCGAGTCGAAGATCGTCGAGACCCTCATCGAAGAGGCGATGAAGATCGCCGCGCAGATGGAGGACGACGGCATCCCGTCAGGGGTGCCCGACGTCACCGTGAGCTGA
- the hpnE gene encoding hydroxysqualene dehydroxylase HpnE: MRPDGLDADAGGRPGGAAAVVVGGGLAGVTAALSLADAGLRVTLLEGRPRLGGLAFSFRRGELTVDNGQHVYLRCCTAYRWFLDRVGGAHLAPVQERLDVPVLDADRNRLGRLRRTALPVPLHLAASLATYPHLSVAERAKVGRAALALKGLDPADPVLDGQDFGSWLAAHGQSARAIEALWDLVGVATLNAVAGDASLGLAAMVFKTGLLSDPGAADIGWARVPLGDLHDGLARKALDAAGVRTELKTRVTSISRTDNGGWSVEVPGERIEADTVVLAVPQHETHDLLPDGALDEPDRLLDIDNAPILNIHVVYDRKVLKRPFFAALGSPIQWVFDRTDASGLASGQYLALSQSAAQDEIDAPVAALRERYLPELERLLPAAHGAEVRDFFVTRERTATFAPTPGVGRLRPGARTKAPGLYLAGAWTATGWPATMESAVRSGISAAEAALSTLDRPRDHLFAFEEAAA; the protein is encoded by the coding sequence ATGCGGCCCGACGGGCTGGACGCGGACGCCGGAGGCCGCCCTGGAGGGGCGGCCGCCGTAGTGGTCGGCGGCGGGCTCGCCGGTGTCACGGCGGCCCTCTCGCTCGCCGACGCGGGACTGCGCGTGACGCTGCTCGAAGGCAGGCCCCGGCTCGGCGGACTCGCCTTCTCCTTCCGGCGCGGCGAACTGACCGTCGACAACGGCCAGCACGTCTATCTGCGCTGCTGCACGGCCTACCGGTGGTTCCTCGACCGCGTCGGCGGCGCGCACCTCGCACCCGTGCAGGAACGACTCGACGTGCCGGTGCTCGACGCCGACCGCAACCGGCTCGGACGCCTGCGCCGCACCGCGCTGCCCGTGCCGCTGCACCTGGCGGCGAGCCTCGCCACCTACCCGCACCTGTCGGTCGCCGAGCGCGCCAAGGTGGGACGCGCGGCGCTCGCCCTCAAGGGACTGGATCCGGCCGATCCCGTGCTCGACGGCCAGGACTTCGGCAGCTGGCTGGCCGCGCACGGCCAGTCCGCGCGCGCCATCGAGGCCCTCTGGGACCTGGTGGGCGTCGCGACCCTCAACGCCGTCGCGGGCGACGCCTCGCTCGGGCTCGCCGCGATGGTCTTCAAGACCGGGCTGCTCTCCGACCCCGGCGCCGCCGACATCGGCTGGGCCAGGGTGCCCCTCGGTGATCTGCACGACGGACTCGCCCGCAAGGCGCTCGACGCCGCGGGAGTCCGTACCGAACTGAAGACACGAGTCACCTCCATCTCCCGTACGGACAACGGCGGTTGGAGCGTGGAGGTTCCCGGCGAGCGCATCGAGGCCGACACCGTCGTGCTCGCCGTGCCGCAGCACGAGACGCACGACCTGCTCCCGGACGGCGCGCTCGACGAGCCCGACCGGCTGCTCGACATCGACAACGCGCCGATCCTCAACATCCACGTGGTGTACGACCGCAAGGTCCTCAAGCGGCCGTTCTTCGCCGCCCTCGGCTCGCCGATCCAGTGGGTCTTCGACCGGACCGACGCCTCGGGCCTCGCCTCGGGGCAGTACCTGGCGCTCTCCCAGTCGGCCGCGCAGGACGAGATCGACGCCCCCGTCGCCGCGCTGCGAGAGCGCTATCTTCCGGAGCTGGAGCGGCTGCTGCCCGCCGCGCACGGCGCCGAGGTGCGGGACTTCTTCGTGACCCGCGAGCGCACCGCCACGTTCGCGCCGACGCCCGGCGTCGGCAGGCTCAGGCCCGGCGCCCGTACGAAGGCCCCCGGTCTGTACCTCGCGGGCGCGTGGACCGCCACCGGCTGGCCCGCGACCATGGAGAGCGCCGTACGCAGCGGCATCAGCGCGGCCGAGGCCGCCCTCTCCACTCTCGACCGCCCCCGTGATCACCTCTTCGCATTCGAGGAGGCGGCGGCGTGA
- a CDS encoding 1-hydroxy-2-methyl-2-butenyl 4-diphosphate reductase, whose translation MAEAPARPPGHPPLLIACALGIEHLALRTGDRGGAPGATTVLRTGMGPKNADSAVTKALGTEALREAAVLATGFCAGLAPGMHPGDLVVAEETRDARGSIRCQGTGLLVEELVKAVPGRTVHTGPLTGSDHVVRGHEREDLLATGAIAVDMESAATLHSAMRAGRRPVAAVRVVVDAPQHELVRIGTVRGGISAFRVLRAVLPAFFEWHRSSLLPRR comes from the coding sequence ATGGCCGAGGCCCCGGCCCGGCCGCCGGGCCATCCGCCGCTGCTGATCGCCTGCGCGCTCGGCATCGAGCACCTCGCCCTGCGCACCGGCGACCGCGGCGGCGCGCCGGGCGCCACGACCGTGCTGCGCACCGGCATGGGTCCCAAGAACGCCGACAGCGCCGTCACCAAGGCGCTCGGCACGGAGGCGCTGCGCGAAGCGGCCGTCCTGGCGACCGGCTTCTGCGCCGGGCTCGCCCCCGGCATGCACCCCGGCGACCTGGTCGTCGCCGAGGAGACCAGGGACGCGCGCGGCAGCATCCGGTGCCAGGGCACGGGCCTCCTCGTCGAGGAACTGGTGAAGGCCGTGCCGGGGCGCACGGTGCACACCGGCCCGCTGACCGGCTCCGATCACGTCGTCCGCGGCCACGAGCGGGAGGACCTGCTGGCCACGGGCGCGATCGCGGTGGACATGGAGTCCGCCGCGACGCTGCACAGCGCGATGCGCGCCGGACGGCGGCCCGTTGCCGCCGTCCGGGTGGTCGTGGACGCCCCACAGCACGAACTCGTCCGCATCGGCACGGTGCGCGGTGGAATATCGGCTTTCCGCGTTCTCCGTGCCGTTCTTCCCGCATTTTTCGAATGGCACCGTTCTTCTTTGCTCCCTCGGAGGTGA
- the shc gene encoding squalene--hopene cyclase → MTATTDGSTGAATPRAASASQPLDTTAATPGTRDAAARAIQRSTDFLLSRQDAQGWWKGDLETNVTMDAEDLLLRQFLGIRDEPTTRAAALFIRGEQRDDGTWATFYGGPGELSTTVEAYVALRLAGDRPDEPHMVKASAWVREQGGIAASRVFTRIWLALFGWWKWDDLPELPPELIYFPKWFPLNIYDFGCWARQTIVPLTIVSAKRPVRPAPFALDELHADARRPNPVKPLAPVASWDGIFQRLDKALHVYHKVAPRRVRKAAMNSAARWIIERQENDGCWGGIQPPAVYSVIALHLLGYDLDHPVLKAGLDSLDRFAVWRDDGARMIEACQSPVWDTCLATIALADAGVPADHPQLVKAADWMLGEQIVRPGDWSVRRPGLTPGGWAFEFHNDNYPDIDDTAEVALALRRVKHPDKARMENAIERGVRWNLGMQSKNGAWGAFDVDNTSAFPNRLPFCDFGEVIDPPSADVTGHVVEMLAVEGRSHDPRTRRGIEWLLAEQEENGAWFGRWGVNYIYGTGSVVPALVTAGLPASHRAIRRAVSWVESVQNDDGGWGEDLRSYRDRGWVGHGTSSASQTAWALLALLSAGEREAKSVERGIAWLAETQREDGSWDEPYFTGTGFPWDFSINYHLYRQVFPLTALGRYVNGEPFTGGSGKGS, encoded by the coding sequence ATGACAGCGACGACCGACGGAAGCACCGGAGCGGCCACGCCCCGCGCAGCCTCGGCCAGCCAGCCACTCGACACGACCGCCGCGACGCCGGGCACGCGTGACGCCGCCGCGCGCGCCATACAACGCTCCACGGATTTCCTGCTCTCCCGACAGGACGCCCAGGGCTGGTGGAAGGGCGACCTCGAGACCAATGTGACGATGGACGCCGAGGACCTCCTCCTGCGGCAGTTCCTCGGGATCAGGGACGAGCCGACCACGCGCGCCGCCGCGCTCTTCATCCGCGGCGAGCAGCGCGACGACGGCACCTGGGCCACCTTCTACGGCGGGCCCGGCGAACTCTCCACCACCGTCGAGGCGTACGTCGCCTTGCGCCTGGCAGGCGACAGGCCCGACGAGCCGCACATGGTGAAGGCTTCCGCGTGGGTCAGGGAGCAGGGCGGCATCGCCGCGAGCCGGGTCTTCACCCGCATCTGGCTGGCCCTCTTCGGCTGGTGGAAATGGGACGACCTGCCCGAACTCCCGCCGGAGCTCATCTACTTCCCCAAGTGGTTCCCGCTCAACATCTACGACTTCGGCTGCTGGGCGCGGCAGACCATCGTGCCGCTCACGATCGTCTCCGCCAAGCGGCCCGTGCGCCCCGCGCCGTTCGCCCTGGACGAGCTGCACGCCGACGCGCGCCGCCCGAACCCCGTCAAGCCCCTGGCCCCGGTGGCGAGTTGGGACGGGATCTTCCAGCGGCTCGACAAGGCGCTGCACGTCTACCACAAGGTCGCGCCGCGCCGGGTGCGCAAGGCCGCGATGAACAGCGCGGCGCGCTGGATCATCGAGCGGCAGGAGAACGACGGCTGCTGGGGCGGGATCCAGCCGCCCGCCGTCTACTCCGTGATCGCCCTGCACCTGCTCGGCTACGACCTGGACCACCCGGTCCTGAAGGCCGGGCTCGACTCGCTCGACCGGTTCGCGGTGTGGCGCGACGACGGCGCCCGGATGATCGAGGCGTGTCAGTCGCCGGTGTGGGACACCTGCCTGGCGACCATCGCGCTCGCGGACGCCGGAGTGCCCGCCGACCACCCGCAGTTGGTCAAGGCCGCGGACTGGATGCTGGGCGAGCAGATCGTCCGTCCAGGGGACTGGTCGGTGCGCAGACCGGGACTGACCCCGGGCGGCTGGGCGTTCGAGTTCCACAACGACAACTACCCCGACATCGACGACACCGCGGAGGTCGCCCTCGCGCTGCGCCGGGTCAAGCATCCGGACAAGGCGCGCATGGAGAACGCCATCGAGCGCGGGGTGCGCTGGAACCTCGGCATGCAGTCGAAGAACGGCGCCTGGGGCGCCTTCGACGTCGACAACACCAGCGCCTTCCCCAACCGGCTGCCGTTCTGCGACTTCGGCGAGGTCATCGACCCGCCGTCCGCCGACGTCACCGGGCACGTGGTGGAGATGCTCGCCGTCGAGGGCAGGTCGCACGACCCGCGCACCCGGCGCGGCATCGAGTGGCTGCTCGCCGAACAGGAGGAGAACGGCGCCTGGTTCGGCCGCTGGGGCGTCAACTACATCTACGGTACGGGGTCGGTGGTGCCCGCCCTGGTCACGGCGGGGCTGCCCGCCTCGCACCGCGCCATCCGCCGCGCCGTGAGCTGGGTGGAGTCGGTACAGAACGACGACGGCGGCTGGGGCGAGGACCTGCGCTCCTACCGCGACCGGGGCTGGGTCGGGCACGGCACGTCGAGCGCCTCGCAGACCGCGTGGGCGCTGCTCGCGCTCCTCTCGGCCGGTGAACGCGAGGCCAAGTCCGTGGAGCGGGGCATCGCCTGGCTCGCCGAGACGCAGCGCGAGGACGGCTCCTGGGACGAGCCGTACTTCACCGGCACCGGATTCCCCTGGGACTTCTCCATCAACTACCACCTCTACCGGCAGGTGTTCCCGCTGACCGCGCTCGGCAGGTACGTCAACGGCGAGCCGTTCACGGGCGGCTCCGGCAAGGGGAGCTGA
- a CDS encoding polyprenyl synthetase family protein translates to MKLDLLGSGPQNTSTGPRGETVPTVPSAETAADTVDVTSLLERGRTLATPVLRAAVDRLAPPMDTVAAYHFGWIDAAGNPSDGDGGKAVRPALALLSAEAAGAAPEVGVPGAVAVELVHNFSLLHDDLMDGDEQRRHRDTVWKVHGPAQAILVGDALFALANEILLEIGTVEAGRATRRLTTATRALIDGQAQDISYEHRERVTVEECLEMEGNKTGALLACAVSIGAVLGGADDRTADTLEKYGYHLGLAFQAVDDLLGIWGDPEATGKQTWSDLRQRKKSLPVVAALAAGGPASERLGELLAADAKSSDFENFSEEEFAARAALIDEAGGREWTAEEARRQHTIAIEALDTVQMPDRVRAQLVALADFVVVRKR, encoded by the coding sequence GTGAAGCTCGACCTTCTGGGGTCAGGTCCCCAGAACACCAGCACCGGACCAAGAGGAGAAACTGTGCCGACTGTGCCCTCGGCCGAAACGGCTGCCGACACGGTGGACGTGACCTCACTGCTCGAGCGCGGAAGGACGCTGGCCACCCCGGTGCTGCGGGCCGCGGTGGACCGCCTCGCGCCGCCCATGGACACCGTCGCCGCCTACCACTTCGGGTGGATCGACGCCGCGGGCAACCCGTCCGACGGCGACGGCGGCAAGGCGGTGCGCCCCGCGCTCGCCCTGCTCTCCGCCGAGGCCGCGGGCGCGGCCCCCGAGGTCGGCGTGCCCGGCGCGGTCGCCGTCGAGCTCGTGCACAACTTCTCGCTCCTGCACGACGATCTGATGGACGGCGACGAACAGCGCCGCCACCGCGACACCGTGTGGAAGGTGCACGGCCCCGCGCAGGCCATCCTCGTCGGCGACGCGCTCTTCGCGCTCGCCAACGAGATCCTCCTGGAGATCGGCACCGTCGAGGCGGGCCGCGCCACGCGCCGCCTCACCACCGCCACGCGCGCGCTGATCGACGGCCAGGCGCAGGACATCTCCTACGAGCACCGCGAGCGGGTCACCGTCGAGGAGTGCCTGGAGATGGAGGGCAACAAGACCGGCGCCCTGCTCGCCTGCGCGGTCTCCATCGGCGCCGTCCTCGGCGGCGCGGACGACCGCACTGCCGACACCCTGGAGAAGTACGGCTACCACCTCGGCCTCGCCTTCCAGGCAGTGGACGACCTGCTCGGCATCTGGGGCGACCCCGAGGCCACCGGCAAGCAGACGTGGAGCGACCTGCGCCAGCGAAAGAAGTCGCTGCCGGTCGTCGCGGCCCTCGCCGCGGGCGGACCCGCGTCCGAGCGGCTCGGCGAGCTGCTCGCCGCCGACGCCAAGAGCAGTGACTTCGAGAACTTCTCCGAGGAGGAGTTCGCCGCGCGCGCCGCCCTGATCGACGAGGCCGGCGGGCGCGAGTGGACCGCCGAGGAGGCCCGGCGCCAGCACACCATCGCCATCGAGGCCCTTGACACCGTCCAGATGCCGGACCGGGTGCGGGCGCAGCTCGTCGCGCTCGCCGACTTCGTCGTCGTACGAAAGAGATGA
- a CDS encoding aspartate aminotransferase family protein has protein sequence MTKEFGTEERGAKEFDLGRLLAERGAERYELHARHLNHQLPRMLHTIGFDKVYERAEGAYFWDADGNDYLDMLAGFGVMGLGRHHPVVRKALHDVLDASLADLTRFDCQPLPGLLAERLLTHSPHLDRVFFGNSGTEAVETALKFARYATGRPRVLYCAHAFHGLTTGSLSVNGEGGFRDGFAPLLPDTAVSLGDLDALRKELKKGDVAALIVEPIQGKGVHETPPGYLRAAQELLHQHKALLIADEVQTGLGRTGDFYAYQHEEGVEPDLLCVAKALSGGYVPVGATLGKDWIFKKVYSSMDRVLVHSASFGSNAQAMAAGLAVLSVMEDEKVVENARVTGELLKTRLAALVERYELLSEVRGRGLMVGIEFGRPKSLKLRGRWTMLQAARKGLFAQMVVVPLLQKHRILTQVSGDHLEVIKLIPPLTVGEAEVDRFVEAFTAVMDDAHSGGGLMWDFGKTLVKQAVANR, from the coding sequence ATGACCAAGGAGTTCGGCACGGAGGAACGCGGTGCCAAGGAGTTCGACCTCGGCAGACTCCTCGCCGAGCGGGGCGCCGAGCGGTACGAACTGCACGCGCGGCACCTCAACCACCAACTGCCGCGCATGCTGCACACCATCGGCTTCGACAAGGTCTACGAGCGGGCCGAGGGCGCGTACTTCTGGGACGCGGACGGCAACGACTACCTCGACATGCTCGCGGGCTTCGGGGTGATGGGCCTCGGCAGGCACCACCCCGTCGTACGCAAGGCGCTGCACGACGTCCTCGACGCCTCGCTCGCCGACCTCACCCGCTTCGACTGCCAGCCGCTGCCGGGGCTGCTCGCCGAGCGGCTGCTCACGCACAGCCCGCACCTGGACCGGGTGTTCTTCGGCAACAGCGGCACCGAAGCGGTCGAGACGGCGCTGAAGTTCGCCCGGTACGCCACCGGCAGGCCGAGGGTGCTCTACTGCGCGCACGCCTTCCACGGGCTGACCACCGGATCGCTCTCCGTCAACGGCGAGGGCGGCTTCCGCGACGGCTTCGCGCCGCTGCTGCCCGACACCGCCGTGTCGCTCGGCGACCTGGACGCGCTGCGCAAGGAGCTGAAGAAGGGCGACGTCGCCGCTCTCATCGTCGAGCCCATCCAGGGCAAGGGGGTGCACGAGACGCCGCCCGGCTATCTGCGCGCCGCCCAGGAGCTGCTCCACCAGCACAAGGCGCTGCTGATCGCCGACGAGGTGCAGACGGGCCTCGGCAGGACCGGCGACTTCTACGCCTATCAGCACGAGGAGGGCGTCGAGCCCGATCTGCTCTGTGTCGCCAAGGCGCTGTCGGGCGGCTACGTGCCGGTCGGCGCGACCCTCGGCAAGGACTGGATCTTCAAGAAGGTCTACTCCTCGATGGACCGGGTGCTCGTGCACTCGGCGAGCTTCGGGTCCAACGCGCAGGCCATGGCGGCGGGACTCGCCGTCCTGTCCGTGATGGAGGACGAGAAGGTCGTCGAGAACGCCCGGGTGACCGGGGAGCTGCTCAAGACGCGGCTCGCGGCCCTGGTGGAGCGCTATGAGCTGCTGAGCGAGGTGCGCGGCCGGGGGCTCATGGTCGGCATCGAGTTCGGCAGGCCCAAGTCGCTGAAGCTGCGCGGTCGTTGGACGATGCTCCAGGCCGCCCGCAAGGGGCTCTTCGCGCAGATGGTGGTCGTACCGCTGCTGCAGAAGCACCGCATCCTCACCCAGGTGTCCGGCGATCACCTGGAGGTGATCAAGCTGATCCCGCCGCTGACCGTCGGCGAGGCGGAGGTGGACCGCTTCGTCGAGGCGTTCACCGCCGTGATGGACGACGCGCACAGCGGGGGCGGTCTGATGTGGGACTTCGGCAAGACACTGGTGAAGCAGGCGGTCGCGAACCGGTGA
- the hpnH gene encoding adenosyl-hopene transferase HpnH, with amino-acid sequence MAMPLRQTIKVATYLFEQKLRKREKFPLIVELEPLFACNLACEGCGKIQHPAGVLKQRMPVAQAVGAVLESGAPMVSIAGGEPLMHPHMDEIVRQLVAKKKYVFLCTNAMLLRKKLEKFTPSPYFAFAVHIDGMRERHDESVAKEGVFDEAVAAIKEAKKRGFRVTTNSTFFSNDTPQNIIEVLNYLNDELEVDEMMLSPAYAYEKAPDQEHFLGVEQTRELFKKAFAGGNRRRWRLNHSPLFLDFLEGKADFPCTAWAIPNYSLFGWQRPCYLMSDGYVPTYKELIEETDWSKYGRGKDPRCANCMAHCGYEPTAVLATMGSLKESIRAARETVSGNRG; translated from the coding sequence ATGGCCATGCCGCTGCGCCAGACCATCAAGGTCGCGACGTATCTCTTTGAACAGAAGCTGCGCAAGCGGGAGAAGTTCCCGCTGATTGTGGAGTTGGAGCCGCTCTTCGCATGCAACCTCGCGTGCGAGGGATGCGGCAAGATCCAGCACCCCGCCGGGGTGCTCAAGCAGCGCATGCCGGTGGCCCAGGCCGTGGGTGCCGTGCTCGAATCCGGTGCGCCGATGGTGTCCATCGCCGGTGGCGAACCGCTGATGCACCCTCACATGGACGAGATCGTCCGGCAGTTGGTGGCGAAGAAGAAATACGTCTTCCTGTGCACCAACGCGATGCTGCTGCGCAAGAAGCTGGAGAAGTTCACGCCTTCGCCGTACTTCGCGTTCGCCGTGCACATCGACGGAATGCGGGAGAGGCACGACGAATCCGTCGCGAAGGAGGGCGTGTTCGACGAGGCGGTGGCGGCCATCAAGGAGGCCAAGAAGCGCGGTTTCCGCGTCACCACCAACTCGACCTTCTTCAGCAACGACACTCCGCAGAACATCATCGAGGTCCTCAACTACCTCAATGACGAGCTGGAGGTCGACGAGATGATGCTGTCGCCCGCCTACGCCTACGAGAAGGCGCCGGACCAGGAGCACTTCCTGGGCGTGGAGCAGACCCGTGAACTCTTCAAGAAGGCCTTCGCGGGCGGCAACAGGCGGCGCTGGCGCCTGAACCACTCGCCGCTCTTCCTGGACTTCCTGGAGGGCAAGGCGGACTTCCCGTGCACCGCGTGGGCGATCCCGAACTACTCGCTCTTCGGCTGGCAGCGCCCCTGCTACCTGATGAGCGACGGGTACGTCCCCACGTACAAGGAGCTCATCGAGGAGACCGACTGGAGCAAGTACGGCCGCGGCAAGGACCCGCGCTGCGCCAACTGCATGGCCCACTGCGGCTACGAGCCGACCGCCGTCCTCGCCACCATGGGCTCCCTGAAGGAGTCCATCCGCGCGGCGCGCGAGACGGTCTCCGGAAACCGCGGGTGA